Proteins encoded by one window of Pseudomonas sp. PSKL.D1:
- a CDS encoding branched-chain amino acid ABC transporter substrate-binding protein has translation MSQTFYKKGFLALAVATALGVSSYVQADVKIGVAGPMTGANAAFGEQYMKGAQAAADKINAAGGVNGEKIVLVKGDDACEPKQAVAVANRLVDQDKVVGVVGHFCSSNTIPASEVYDEAGVIAITPGSTNPQVTERGLSAMFRMCGRDDQQGIVAGNYIVDVLKGKKVVVLHDKDTYGQGLADATKAQLEKRGVKPVLYEGLTRGEKDFSAVVTKIRAAGADVVYFGGLHPEAGPLVRQLREQGLKDVAFMSDDGIVTDELVTTAGGAQYTDGVYMTFGADPRLLPDSKVVVEEFRKAGTEPEGYTLYAYASVQALAAAFNGAKSNKGEDAAKWLKANPVKTVMGEKKWDSKGDLTVSDYVVYQWDANGKYHQLDKQQ, from the coding sequence ATGTCGCAGACGTTTTACAAGAAAGGTTTCCTGGCTCTTGCCGTAGCTACGGCACTGGGTGTTTCTTCGTATGTTCAGGCCGACGTCAAGATCGGTGTAGCGGGCCCCATGACCGGGGCTAACGCAGCGTTTGGCGAGCAGTACATGAAAGGTGCGCAGGCAGCGGCCGACAAGATCAATGCCGCTGGCGGCGTCAACGGTGAAAAAATCGTTCTGGTCAAAGGCGATGACGCCTGCGAACCCAAGCAGGCCGTGGCTGTGGCCAACCGTCTGGTCGACCAGGACAAGGTAGTAGGTGTCGTTGGCCACTTCTGTTCTTCCAACACCATCCCTGCTTCCGAGGTGTATGACGAGGCCGGTGTCATTGCCATTACTCCTGGCTCCACTAACCCGCAAGTTACCGAGCGTGGGTTGAGCGCCATGTTCCGCATGTGCGGCCGTGATGACCAACAGGGCATCGTTGCCGGCAACTACATCGTCGACGTGCTCAAGGGCAAGAAAGTGGTCGTGTTGCACGACAAGGACACATACGGCCAGGGCCTGGCCGATGCCACCAAGGCACAGCTCGAGAAGCGCGGCGTGAAGCCGGTGCTCTATGAAGGCCTGACCCGTGGCGAGAAGGACTTCAGTGCCGTGGTTACCAAAATTCGGGCTGCTGGCGCCGATGTGGTCTACTTCGGCGGCCTGCATCCGGAGGCCGGCCCACTTGTGCGCCAACTGCGCGAGCAGGGCCTGAAGGACGTGGCATTCATGTCTGACGACGGCATCGTGACCGACGAACTGGTAACTACCGCAGGCGGTGCTCAATACACCGACGGCGTGTACATGACCTTTGGCGCCGACCCGCGCCTGCTGCCAGACAGCAAGGTGGTGGTGGAAGAGTTCCGTAAAGCCGGTACTGAGCCTGAAGGTTACACCCTGTATGCCTATGCCTCCGTCCAGGCATTGGCCGCCGCGTTCAACGGCGCCAAGTCCAACAAAGGCGAAGACGCCGCCAAGTGGCTCAAGGCCAACCCGGTCAAAACCGTCATGGGCGAGAAGAAGTGGGACAGCAAGGGCGACCTGACCGTATCCGACTACGTGGTCTACCAGTGGGACGCCAACGGCAAGTACCACCAGCTGGATAAACAACAATAA
- a CDS encoding ABC transporter ATP-binding protein: protein MSAPILELKDLDVFYGPIQALKKVSMHINEGETVSLIGANGAGKSTLLMSIFGQPRAAAGHIVYRGTDITRKSSHYIASNGIAQSPEGRRVFPDMTVEENLMMGTIPIGDKHADEDMQRMFELFPRLKERRNQRAMTMSGGEQQMLAIARALMSRPKLLLLDEPSLGLAPIVVKQIFSTLRELAKTGMTIFLVEQNANHALKLSDRAYVMVNGQIRMTGTGQELLVNEEVRNAYLGGH, encoded by the coding sequence ATGAGTGCGCCCATTCTCGAGTTGAAGGACCTGGACGTGTTCTACGGGCCGATCCAGGCCTTGAAGAAGGTCTCGATGCACATCAACGAAGGCGAGACGGTGAGCCTGATTGGCGCCAACGGTGCCGGCAAGTCGACCCTGCTGATGTCGATTTTTGGCCAGCCGCGTGCGGCGGCCGGGCATATCGTGTATCGCGGCACCGACATCACCCGCAAATCCTCCCATTACATTGCTTCCAACGGCATCGCCCAGTCGCCGGAGGGCAGGCGGGTTTTTCCCGACATGACCGTTGAGGAAAACCTGATGATGGGTACCATCCCGATTGGCGACAAACACGCTGACGAAGACATGCAGCGCATGTTCGAACTGTTCCCGAGGTTGAAGGAGCGGCGTAACCAGCGGGCCATGACCATGTCGGGTGGCGAGCAGCAGATGCTGGCTATTGCCCGGGCGCTGATGAGCCGGCCGAAGCTGTTGCTGCTGGACGAGCCTTCGCTGGGGCTGGCGCCGATCGTGGTGAAGCAGATCTTCTCGACCCTGCGCGAGCTGGCCAAGACGGGGATGACCATTTTCCTGGTTGAGCAGAACGCCAACCACGCGCTGAAGCTGTCGGATCGGGCTTATGTGATGGTCAACGGGCAGATCCGCATGACGGGGACGGGGCAGGAGTTGCTGGTCAACGAAGAGGTGCGTAACGCCTATCTGGGCGGGCACTGA
- a CDS encoding ABC transporter permease subunit: protein MDGIFLQQLVNGLTLGSVYGLIAIGYTMVYGIIGMINFAHGEVYMISAYLAAISLALLAYFGIESFPLLMLGTLLFTIVVTGVYGFTIERIAYKPLRNSTRLAPLISAIGISLILQNYAQISQGARQQGVPTLLEGALRVEVGTGFVQLTYTKIFILVAAFVGMGLLTYVIKYTKLGRMCRATQQDRKMASILGINTDRVISYVFVIGAVMAALAGVLITMNYGTFDFYAGFIIGIKAFTAAVLGGIGSLPGAMLGGIILGISESLFSGLINSDYKDVFSFSLLVLILIFRPQGLLGRPLVAKV from the coding sequence ATGGATGGTATTTTCCTGCAGCAACTGGTCAATGGCCTGACCCTTGGGTCGGTCTATGGCCTGATCGCCATCGGCTACACAATGGTCTATGGCATCATCGGCATGATCAACTTCGCGCACGGCGAGGTGTATATGATTTCCGCGTACCTCGCGGCAATCAGCCTGGCATTGCTGGCCTATTTCGGTATCGAGTCGTTCCCGTTGCTGATGTTGGGCACGCTGTTGTTCACCATCGTGGTCACGGGCGTTTACGGCTTCACCATCGAACGCATCGCGTACAAACCCCTGCGTAACTCCACCCGCTTGGCACCGCTGATCAGCGCCATCGGTATTTCGCTGATCCTGCAGAACTACGCGCAAATCAGCCAGGGTGCCCGCCAGCAAGGCGTACCAACCCTGCTTGAAGGTGCTTTGCGCGTCGAAGTGGGCACAGGCTTTGTGCAACTGACTTACACCAAAATTTTCATCCTTGTAGCCGCATTCGTTGGCATGGGCCTGCTCACCTATGTGATCAAGTACACCAAGCTCGGCCGCATGTGCCGTGCGACCCAGCAAGACCGCAAGATGGCATCCATCCTCGGCATCAATACCGACCGGGTGATCTCCTACGTGTTTGTCATCGGCGCGGTGATGGCTGCCCTTGCGGGCGTGCTGATCACCATGAACTACGGCACCTTCGACTTCTACGCCGGCTTCATCATTGGCATCAAGGCATTCACCGCCGCGGTGCTGGGCGGCATCGGCTCGCTACCTGGCGCGATGCTCGGGGGGATTATCCTGGGTATTTCCGAGTCGCTGTTCTCTGGCCTGATCAACTCCGATTACAAGGACGTGTTCAGCTTCTCGCTGCTGGTGTTGATCCTTATTTTCCGCCCACAAGGCCTTCTGGGTCGCCCGCTCGTGGCTAAGGTGTGA
- the livM gene encoding high-affinity branched-chain amino acid ABC transporter permease LivM, with translation MSAANTAVVSETKGFDLKRSLLETIVAGLLALIVFGPVVGVVLDGYSFNAEPRRVAWLVGGVMLGRFVLSLFLQTAAGQRMLQGFDSGGSGVHVNAPDYKSRLRYIIPALIVIAIVFPIFANKYLLTVVILGLIYVLLGLGLNIVVGLAGLLDLGYVAFYAIGAYGLALGYQYLGLGFWTVLPLAAIAAALAGCILGFPVLRMHGDYLAIVTLGFGEIIRLVLNNWLSFTGGPNGMPAPSPTFFGLEFGRRAKDGGVPIHEFFGFEYNANLKFVFIYAVLFLVVLAVLYVKHRLTRMPVGRAWEALREDEIACRSMGLNHVLVKLSAFTLGASTAGLAGVFFATYQGFVNPSSFTFFESALILAIVVLGGMGSTVGVVIAAFVLTVAPELLRSFSEYRVLLFGVLMVLMMIWRPRGLIRISRTGVTPRKGVAP, from the coding sequence ATGTCCGCTGCCAATACTGCCGTCGTTAGCGAAACCAAAGGTTTCGACCTTAAACGCAGCCTGCTGGAGACCATTGTCGCCGGCCTGCTGGCACTCATCGTGTTTGGCCCGGTCGTCGGCGTGGTGCTCGACGGCTACAGCTTCAACGCCGAACCCCGCCGTGTGGCCTGGCTGGTCGGCGGGGTGATGCTCGGGCGCTTCGTGCTCAGCCTGTTCCTGCAAACCGCTGCCGGGCAGCGTATGCTGCAAGGCTTCGATAGCGGTGGCTCGGGCGTGCATGTGAACGCGCCGGACTACAAGTCGCGCCTGCGTTACATCATCCCTGCGCTGATCGTGATCGCCATCGTGTTCCCGATCTTTGCCAATAAATACCTGCTCACCGTGGTCATTCTCGGGCTGATCTACGTACTGTTGGGCCTGGGCCTGAACATCGTGGTAGGCCTGGCAGGCCTGCTCGACCTGGGTTACGTGGCGTTCTATGCCATTGGTGCCTACGGCCTGGCGTTGGGTTACCAATACCTCGGGCTGGGTTTCTGGACCGTGCTGCCGCTGGCGGCCATTGCTGCCGCGTTGGCGGGGTGCATACTCGGGTTCCCGGTTTTGCGCATGCACGGCGACTACCTTGCCATCGTGACCTTGGGCTTTGGTGAAATCATCCGCCTGGTGCTGAACAACTGGCTGTCGTTCACCGGCGGCCCTAACGGCATGCCGGCGCCGTCGCCAACCTTCTTCGGCCTGGAGTTCGGCCGCCGTGCCAAGGACGGCGGCGTGCCGATCCACGAGTTCTTCGGGTTCGAATACAACGCCAACCTCAAGTTCGTGTTCATCTATGCCGTACTGTTCCTGGTCGTGCTGGCGGTGCTGTACGTTAAGCACCGGTTGACCCGCATGCCGGTAGGGCGTGCCTGGGAAGCGCTGCGCGAAGACGAAATCGCCTGCCGATCGATGGGCCTGAACCACGTGCTGGTCAAGCTCTCGGCCTTCACCCTCGGCGCCTCCACCGCAGGTTTGGCCGGGGTGTTTTTCGCAACCTACCAAGGCTTCGTCAACCCTTCGTCATTTACCTTCTTCGAGTCGGCGCTGATCCTGGCCATCGTGGTGCTGGGCGGCATGGGGTCCACCGTGGGCGTGGTGATTGCCGCCTTCGTGCTGACCGTGGCACCGGAGCTGCTGCGCAGCTTCTCGGAATACCGGGTGCTGCTGTTTGGTGTGCTGATGGTGCTGATGATGATCTGGCGACCGCGGGGGCTGATCCGCATCAGCCGTACCGGTGTGACCCCACGCAAAGGAGTGGCGCCATGA
- a CDS encoding ABC transporter ATP-binding protein, producing MSDEVILSVDNLMMQFGGIKALSDVSLKVKRNQIFALIGPNGAGKTTVFNCLTGFYKASGGRIELNVRGSHTNVIQLLGERFQPADFISPARFVNRMYYKMFGGTHLVNRAGLARTFQNIRLFKEMSVVENLLVAQHMWVNRNLLSGVLNTKAYRKAESDALDHAFYWLEVVDLVDCANRLAGELSYGQQRRLEIARAMCTRPKIICLDEPAAGLNPQETEALSRMIRVLRDEHDITVVLIEHDMGMVMSISDHIVVLDHGNVIAEGAPQDIRNNPTVIAAYLGADEEELV from the coding sequence ATGAGCGACGAAGTCATTCTCTCGGTCGACAACCTGATGATGCAGTTTGGCGGTATCAAGGCGCTCAGCGATGTCAGCCTGAAGGTCAAACGTAACCAGATCTTCGCCTTGATCGGCCCTAACGGCGCAGGCAAGACCACGGTGTTCAACTGCCTCACCGGCTTCTACAAGGCCAGCGGCGGGCGTATCGAACTGAACGTGCGTGGCAGCCACACCAATGTCATCCAGTTGCTGGGCGAGCGCTTCCAGCCAGCAGACTTCATTTCGCCCGCCCGCTTCGTCAACCGCATGTACTACAAGATGTTCGGCGGTACCCACCTGGTCAACCGCGCAGGTTTGGCCCGCACGTTCCAGAACATTCGCCTGTTCAAGGAAATGTCGGTGGTTGAAAACCTGTTGGTGGCCCAGCACATGTGGGTGAACCGTAACCTGCTGTCGGGTGTGCTCAACACCAAGGCTTACCGCAAAGCTGAAAGCGATGCGCTGGATCATGCCTTCTACTGGTTGGAGGTGGTTGACCTGGTCGATTGCGCCAACCGCCTGGCTGGCGAACTGTCCTACGGCCAGCAGCGCCGCCTGGAAATTGCCCGGGCCATGTGTACGCGGCCGAAGATCATCTGCCTGGACGAGCCGGCCGCCGGCCTCAACCCGCAGGAAACCGAAGCACTGAGCCGCATGATCCGCGTGCTGCGTGACGAGCACGACATTACCGTGGTGCTGATCGAACACGACATGGGCATGGTCATGAGCATTTCCGACCACATCGTCGTGCTCGACCACGGCAATGTGATCGCAGAAGGTGCGCCACAGGATATTCGCAACAACCCGACGGTGATCGCCGCCTACCTGGGTGCCGATGAAGAGGAGCTGGTATGA
- a CDS encoding SDR family oxidoreductase produces MTSTVFITGATSGFGEATARRFAEAGWKLVLTGRRKERLDALCAELSEKTEVHGLVLDVRDRQAMEQAIANLPAGFDKLRGLVNNAGLALGVDAAQNCSLDDWETMVDTNIKGLIYTTRLLLPRLIAHGRGASILNVGSVAGNYPYPGSNVYGGTKAFVGQFSLSLRCDLRGTGVRVSNIEPGLCESEFSLVRFGGDQAKYDATYAGAEPIQPQDIAETIFWILNQPAHININSLELMPVSQDWAGFSIDRSVKG; encoded by the coding sequence ATGACGTCCACCGTATTCATCACGGGTGCCACATCCGGGTTTGGCGAAGCTACTGCTCGCCGCTTCGCCGAAGCTGGCTGGAAGCTGGTGCTCACGGGGCGGCGCAAGGAGCGGCTGGATGCGTTGTGCGCCGAGCTGTCGGAAAAGACCGAGGTGCATGGTCTGGTGCTGGATGTGCGGGATCGCCAAGCAATGGAGCAAGCGATTGCCAACCTGCCGGCCGGCTTCGACAAGCTGCGCGGCCTGGTCAACAACGCTGGCCTGGCGCTGGGCGTGGACGCGGCGCAGAACTGCAGCCTCGACGACTGGGAAACCATGGTCGATACCAACATCAAGGGCCTCATTTACACCACTCGGCTGCTGCTGCCACGCCTGATTGCCCATGGCCGTGGGGCTTCGATCCTCAACGTTGGGTCAGTGGCGGGCAACTACCCGTACCCGGGCAGCAACGTGTATGGCGGCACCAAGGCCTTCGTAGGCCAGTTTTCCCTGAGCCTGCGCTGTGACCTGCGTGGAACTGGCGTGCGCGTCAGCAATATCGAGCCGGGCCTGTGCGAGAGCGAGTTCTCACTGGTGCGTTTCGGTGGTGACCAGGCCAAGTACGATGCGACTTACGCAGGTGCAGAGCCGATCCAGCCGCAGGATATTGCCGAGACCATTTTCTGGATCTTGAACCAGCCGGCGCACATCAACATCAACAGCCTGGAACTGATGCCGGTGAGTCAGGACTGGGCTGGGTTCTC
- the pncB gene encoding nicotinate phosphoribosyltransferase — MSESAFAERIVHNLLDTDFYKLTMMQAVLHNYPDADVEWEFRCRNGEDLRPYLDEIRHQLDLLSELTLDAGQLAFLERISFLKPDFLRFLGLFRFNLRYVRIGIENDQLILRLKGPWLHVMLFEVPLLAIISEVRNRHLHPRMRLAEARDQLYRKFDWLRAHANEDELAELQVADFGTRRRFSSRVQEEVVRVLRDDFPARFVGTSNVNLAWKLDIKPLGTMAHEWLMAHQQLGPRLIDSQIAALDCWVREYRGLLGIALTDCITMDAFLSDFDLYFAKLFDGLRHDSGEPVAWAEKAIAHYQKLGIDPMTKTLVFSDGLNLTRSLEIFRALRGRINVSFGIGTNLTCDIPGVAPMNIVLKMTDCNGSPVAKISDEAAKTQCRDENFVRYLRHVFKVPSKE; from the coding sequence ATGAGCGAGAGCGCATTCGCCGAGCGCATCGTGCACAACCTGCTCGACACAGACTTCTACAAACTCACCATGATGCAGGCCGTGCTGCACAACTACCCGGACGCCGACGTGGAATGGGAGTTCCGCTGCCGTAATGGCGAGGACCTGCGCCCCTACCTCGACGAGATCCGCCATCAGCTCGACCTGCTCAGCGAACTCACGCTGGACGCCGGCCAACTGGCCTTCCTCGAACGCATCAGCTTCCTCAAACCTGACTTCCTGCGCTTTCTCGGCCTGTTCCGCTTCAACTTGCGCTATGTACGCATCGGTATCGAGAACGATCAGCTGATCCTGCGCCTGAAAGGCCCTTGGCTGCATGTGATGCTGTTTGAAGTGCCACTGCTTGCGATCATCAGCGAAGTACGCAACCGCCACCTTCACCCGCGCATGCGCCTGGCAGAGGCGCGCGACCAGCTGTATCGCAAGTTCGACTGGCTGCGTGCCCACGCCAACGAAGACGAGCTGGCCGAGCTGCAGGTAGCGGACTTCGGCACCCGACGACGCTTCTCCAGCCGCGTGCAGGAAGAGGTGGTGCGGGTGCTACGCGATGACTTCCCCGCGCGCTTCGTAGGTACCAGCAACGTCAACCTGGCATGGAAACTGGATATCAAGCCCTTGGGCACCATGGCTCACGAGTGGCTCATGGCGCACCAGCAACTCGGCCCCCGGCTGATCGACAGCCAGATCGCCGCACTGGACTGCTGGGTGCGCGAGTACCGTGGCCTGCTCGGCATCGCCCTGACCGATTGCATCACAATGGATGCGTTTCTCAGCGATTTCGACCTGTACTTCGCCAAGCTGTTCGACGGCCTGCGTCACGACTCAGGTGAACCCGTGGCCTGGGCCGAGAAGGCCATCGCCCACTACCAGAAGCTGGGTATCGACCCGATGACCAAAACCCTGGTGTTCTCCGATGGCTTGAACCTCACCCGGTCACTGGAGATCTTCCGTGCCCTGCGCGGGCGCATCAATGTGAGCTTTGGCATTGGCACCAACCTCACCTGCGACATCCCTGGTGTGGCGCCGATGAACATCGTGCTTAAAATGACCGACTGCAACGGCTCGCCAGTGGCGAAAATCTCGGACGAAGCCGCCAAGACCCAATGCCGTGACGAAAATTTCGTCCGCTACCTGCGTCACGTATTCAAAGTTCCCAGCAAGGAGTAA
- the nadE gene encoding ammonia-dependent NAD(+) synthetase translates to MQAVQQEIAQALKVQPPFADAAALEAEVARRVAFIKHCLANARLKTLVLGISGGVDSMTAALLAQRAINELRTDTGDQAYRFIAVRLPYQVQHDEHDAQACLEVIRADEVHTIDIAPAVRALALEVKALEGGSPTLVDFVVGNTKARMRMVAQYTIAGARAGLVIGTDHAAEAVMGFFTKFGDGACDLAPLSGLVKNQVRAIARSFGAPQALVEKVPTADLEDLAPGKPDEASHGVTYAQIDAFLHGLPVEQEAFDIIVATYRKTQHKRELPFAP, encoded by the coding sequence ATGCAAGCCGTTCAGCAAGAGATTGCCCAGGCGCTCAAGGTGCAGCCGCCGTTCGCCGACGCCGCCGCGCTGGAAGCCGAAGTCGCCCGGCGCGTGGCGTTCATCAAGCATTGCCTGGCCAACGCCCGGCTCAAGACGCTGGTGCTGGGCATCAGCGGCGGCGTCGATTCCATGACCGCCGCCCTGCTTGCCCAGCGTGCCATCAACGAACTGCGCACTGACACCGGCGACCAGGCATACCGCTTCATTGCAGTACGCCTGCCGTATCAGGTACAGCATGACGAGCACGATGCCCAGGCGTGCCTGGAAGTGATCAGGGCCGATGAAGTGCACACGATCGACATTGCCCCGGCGGTACGTGCGCTGGCGCTCGAAGTGAAGGCACTGGAAGGCGGTTCGCCGACGCTGGTCGACTTCGTGGTAGGCAACACCAAGGCGCGTATGCGCATGGTGGCCCAGTACACCATCGCCGGCGCCCGCGCAGGGTTGGTGATCGGGACTGACCATGCCGCGGAAGCGGTGATGGGCTTCTTTACCAAGTTCGGTGATGGTGCGTGCGACCTGGCACCGCTGAGCGGGCTGGTGAAGAATCAAGTTCGGGCGATAGCGCGTAGCTTTGGTGCACCGCAAGCGCTGGTGGAAAAGGTGCCGACTGCGGATCTGGAAGACCTCGCGCCTGGCAAGCCGGACGAGGCGTCACATGGCGTGACTTACGCGCAGATCGATGCGTTCCTGCATGGGTTGCCGGTTGAGCAGGAGGCGTTCGACATTATCGTGGCGACTTACCGCAAGACGCAGCACAAGCGTGAACTGCCGTTTGCGCCGTGA